The Primulina eburnea isolate SZY01 chromosome 18, ASM2296580v1, whole genome shotgun sequence genome segment TGTGATAAAATAACATCGTGTCTCTGGAATTCATGAATATGTGAGCAtgcttttatttttatattttttcttgGTAACTCAGAAATGGAATGCCATTCAAGTGTTTTACATTTCGCACAAACTTTTGTCCAGATGGAGGGtaattagtttgtttatcttGTATAACTTTCAGGGTCTCCGAGAAAATGCCTCTCTATGATATTCTGAATGAATTTCAGAAGGGTCACAGCCACATTGCTGTTGTGTACAAGGATTTATACGAAACAAAAGAAACGTTGCAGAAAACTAAAGGTATGAAAAttaagaatcatcttaatctcgAAAAGCAGTTCCAAGTTCCATTTCTCTCTGTTTATTCTCAATGCATTTTCTCTCCATAAAGATACAAGGACGGTGCGATATCTATGTTTGTCTCCTTGCCTATGTTACTCTATAACTTCTTTATATAATCTGTTCACACATGCTGTTTAACATAAGGTGGGCCCAAATGCAGATACTGAGAACTTTGCCATCAATTCCACCTCACATTATGCCGACACAAGCTCGAAGGCTGATGAtgttgtgagaaagaaaagcccGCCAACAACTCCAGCATTCAAGAAGAAACACAGGGGATGTTCATTTTGTATTTTAGATTTAGAAAATTCTCCAATTCCAGAGTTTTCACCCAATCAAGATGTTGTTGGTGTGATTACCATGGAGGATGTCATTGAGGAACTTCTCCAGGTACTCTTTTCtcatttttacgctattattgCATGTAACATAGTTTTAACAGCTACAAGGCTGAGCTTGAATggaatatatttatatacacaAACACGCAAGCTATGCCgcttttttatttcattttccaGGAGGAGATACTGGATGAAACCGATGAATATGTCAACATACACAACAGGTAAACTTTTATCTACATGAAAATCAAATAACCTCAGATACATTATAAATCTTTCCTATTAAAAGTATGACTCTGATCACCAAAAATTTCAGAGATGTCATGCGTATGATCTTCGGAAACTTGCTGACTTGTTCTTCTGCTGCAGGATAAAGATAAACATGAACGCTTCTCAAGAATAAACACCCCATATGGGGCTATAAACAAACTCCACTCCTATGTCAACTACGTCAGGTCCTCGTTGTTCAATCAGTGCTTCAAGTTTGCGCAACGGTACACATACTTTGTAAAAAGGCTTCGTGTTATTCATTGGTTTCCGGTTGCTGCTTATGTTTGCATGGAATATGGGTCCTGGACAACAGAATTAGTTGCTTTTCCATAATATGTGAGGGGTATTATTTCATTTGAATTGGGGATGGAAGTGTGTATATTATACTAGCATTGTAGCTATTCATCAAGAATTTCTGTGACCAAAAGCTATTCATGAATGTCGTCCCTTTGGATTACAAATTAGGCGAAGTGAAAGCAGGGCCGAACGCTGGCGACTCTCTCCTTCATTGGGGAGAGGTGTAAAGCCAACTCGGTGTAGAACCAAATCTAGTCGTATATGAAAAAAAGTTTAAAGTTCGATATTTAAGCTCGAAAATTATTGTGTTTTTGCTCGAATTCGGTTCGAATCAAAGATTGAAATAAAGACtcgaaatatatttatttaatgtatAATTAATTTAGTAATGTTACATGTACAATTAAATTTGTACAACAATTCTTACTACAAAATTCTATTTAACAAAATCTAATGATAAATTTAATACAAAATCTCATGATATGATAATaaaatatcacgatataattgtTATAAATATTGTTGTAAGAtatttttgttgtatttttaacattattttaattatattatattaataaaatatttcgtGAGCAGTTtgcaaattataaaaaaaaaaaatttgagttcGAATTTAGCTCGAAAAAAATTTGAACATGTTCAGTTTTGGATCAAATTCGATAAttttgaatatgaatcatatttgGTGGCTCAAAAAACTCATGAACTGGCTTGTTTTGTTTACACCATTGTGTCAACTCACCAGGGGTGTTGGTTCATGAATGTCATTCATTTAACATCAAATTGGAATTTTgattagtttaaaattttagaaattagAAGGTTGATTGGATGACAATGAGATGAGTCTAACACGTGTTTGGCCAAACCGAAGATCTGCCCCACCCTGTAAACCCGACAGGTTGAACCATAAAAAGtacataatttttaattttttcgatATGTACGTCGTTCCAATTCTCGTAAATGCAACAGGGAGAATCAAAATAAAACGAGGAGTGGAGGATCAAAAGTCAACACGTATTCATGATTTGACTCCATGATGCAACAATATGTGTGTATACAAAATTATTGGcaatatttatatatgttataCTCTTATCCGTTATTGGTTGAAAACAaaagtttaaaagattttataaGGGCCTATAATAGACACATATAGTAACTTAGATTAACTATTTTCATAAAACGAAACCAGATATAAAGTAGTTTCTATATGGACCTATTGTGCATGCATGTGCTTGGGTCCGGGCGTGATGGCGTGATATTAGAGATGGTCACCAACAGGAATACCAAAAAATAAGTATTGTGCAAGACAAAATGCTACGTAGGTGAGAGTCACATCTTGAACTAGTGGGGCAAAGTGTTACATCACAAGAGCCATATCTTGAACTTGTAGGAGCCATTTCTAGATTCATATCTCTAGTTGATCGAGAAGTAGGTTGAAAACGAACGttacaataaactcataaagcAACGTGCGTTAACAATTTTCATAAAACGAGTACGAATACGAAATAGTTTTTATATATATCTATTATATAGTTGTGCAGACGTGGATCTGGCCTCGGACGTGACAATTTCAACAACAAATCATAATCTCATATTCGTAAAATACAAGAAATCAATCAATTTACATATTTACATTTCATTAGATACTTTTACCTCTCTAATTTCATAACATACATATAATCGGCCTACGGTGGCTTGAGGACGGCCAGCAATAGTTGCTCTATTTTAATCTTGATTTAAGCCATGGTATATAAACTataatctcatgaaaatattcaaaataaatttatgattcaactaattaatttataaatccAATAATGTTTGATGTCCTTACCTTGTACGTTGTGTTTTTTGATATGGGGAAATTGACAAATTAGTCTTATAAGTTTGATACTTCTGGTTTTTTATCAGAACACTTCTGATTTACGTCTGATATCTTAAtattatttagatatttggtCATTTTTTACCCAATTTATACCACAATTGCTGAagtgatatattttcttttgtgaGTTGTAAACTTTGAATTGTAGATTTTGTGAAATCACACATAATGTGAGATTTAACATAGACATTATGTTTTATCGGACGGAAAGTGCAAATCTCTTCTCTCACATATCCATCGACATTTCATGGAGAGAGAAACatgtttctattttttttttttttttgaaaagtcCACAATTTTCTGAGATAAATAAAgttcattttcaaaaaatgcGGATTCGAATGGCGTATGATCTTCGGCTAAGAAattatctaataatccaaacagagaataaaaaaaatcaatcatgGTCTAACAAGAACTTCAaatttttattctatttttcAGTTCATTTCTTGTAAATTTCGAGCACAGTCAATTTTAATTTCAAGTCAAGAATTATAATTATCGATCTACAAGATAATTCATGGATTTTCTCATGTGAAAAAAAACACACATTTCACTCGGACACAAAACGCAACAAGTTTTACTAAACAAATTAGTACAAAACTattaaaatcaaagcataagaAATATGTAAAATCAAAGAATTGAAAAACAAGACACTCACCCTCAAATTTAGGCATCCATGGAACCTTTGACCCGAATTATCATTTGTCTAAAAAAACCTTTGATTGTGATCTTTTTCCACATTTATAGAACAATATTCCTCGTCCGGAAACATACGACGTCGAAATCTCgtgtaaaataatttttcatcttCTTAGACATTTAGGGATTAGTTGAAAGAAAACTAAGGATTTGCTTCCACATTATGTGTGATATGATAAAACCTACAATTCAAAGTTTAAATGTCGTCAAGAAAAAAAGTCAATTCAACAATATGATTGAAATAGGGTGAAAAGTAGACAAATATCTAAATAATTGAAAgatatcaaatttaaatcaaatgtGGCAAAAGGGAACAAAAGCAAAGACATATTTAtagaaataatttattatttttattattttcgattTGATAGATGAGtcggtcttttgtgagacgatcttacgaatctttatttgtgagacgggtcaaccctaccgatattcacaataaaaagtaatactcttagtataaaaagtaatattttttcatggatgacccaaataagatatccgtctcacaaaatacgacccaggATATCATTTTATTCAAGTTTTTGCTTTGATGGGTATAAGAAGTCTTATCACGTCCCATTCACTTTCCAaagtttttaaattattaaataattctatattcttatttattttttaaatccacttaagtttttaaattattaaattaaataattttatattcttatttatgttttaaattggggaagttggtgaaaaatctccaatcaaaacatttttttGGGTTTATTCTCTACctacaaaattgtggtactatgtcatacaaaatatggtacacttcatgtggaaatgtggtacacttcatgtttaaatgtggtactaaaaatatATTCAGGGACTGaatacaaaaaaaatcgacAGCTGGAGACTGAAGACCAATTTCTCGTTTTAAGTTCActacaaaatttaaatataatatcatatctggaaaattttccaaaaattaataaatattttattcttgttatcTACCGTTGGAAGAAGCTTCGGCAGTCGCTGCTGCACAATGTCCGAGAATCTGGTGCAGCATCTCCTCCAAGCATTCGACGGCATTTCACGATGTGTTCAAACCCAACTCGCTAGATTTATTCTACGCTCGGATCAGTCTCCAGCTTCGGCCCACAAGGACAGCTCTCTTACATCTCTCTCCTCACACTCTGTCGGTGTTTTTCATCCTGAAATTCTTCAGAAGGTGAACCTTTTTCACTATTCTTTACAAATTTACCTCTGTCATGGCCTGAATGGGTACTGGTTTTGTTTCTGTTTGGTTGGATGGTGCGTTGGTGAGTGCATGTTAACTGTTCGATAAAAGTTCGAAGTGGAATAGCGTGGACATCTTTTTTGTTTACGAGTGCTTTCATGATTTATGTGATTTTGCTTCGCCGAATTCTACTGGTTTGTGATGGGATATGCTGCGTTCAGTACCATGCTAATTGCAGATTGCTGCATATGGAAACTTTTGTCATTTCTTGTTTACTAAATAATTTTTCAGCAAAAATCTTCCGGGCCTACAACAAAAGAGGATCTTGGAAGAGCCACTTGGACCTTTCTTCACACTCTTGCTGCTCAGGTCTTTTACACTATGTATTTCTTCCTTCTTATACAGTTTTTCAACTTTTTACATTGTTTAATATTGAACCTTTTGGTAAGTAGTTTTATAAGATTAGACAAATTCAATTTGGTAGGTATATGTATGTGCTTCCATTTTCTTAAAGGTTAAATGATTTTAGTTTCCCACATTCGGCATTCAATATATTACCCCGAGTAGTAATAACTTTACATgttgaaatgattttttaattttttttgttcagTATCCAGAAAAGCCAACCAGGCAACAGAAGAAGGATGTAAAAGAGTTGGTATGATCATTTTTCTCTGTTTATATTTATGCACGTCGCTACGTCAATTGACTtcttttaaatatcaaattttagaaactACATGGAGTTCATCATTCTGTGGACTCAAACAGTTTATGCTGTTGTAATTAAAACAGTTGCCGGCGAAAAGCAGATGGGATGTGATTAAGCGCTTACAAACCAATGTTTTATGTTTTATGTAGATGGCCATTTTGTCTCGGATGTATCCTTGCAAGGAATGCGCAGATCACTTCAAAGAGGTATTAATGTAAGTATCATCTTTTTGATTCTCCAGTGCTATAAGTTTGCTTTCATTTCTTGCAACGGCGTTTTTCATCTCAATGTATcatttttttgaatattttttaccATCTTTagtgtttattttttaaaaataattcactTGTTTAAACTCAATGTAATATGCCTTTTTATAACACAATATTATTCAATCTATCTTTCTCGACTCTACCTTTCAAATAACCATCAAGAGTTGATGTACTATCTATCTCATCAACTTCTATAACAATTTCCAAATACCACTATAAAAATTCGGAAAACAACCTGGATCGCAATTTTCATAAATTTTGAGATGAAAGAAATGAAAGGCCAATCAAACACATCCTCTGCCTCTGACTCTAAAAAGATGTTTGTTTTTTATCTACCACAAACaattaattttatgatataGGAAAAATAGCTGTTTCCGACCCTAAGAATTTAGATATTAATAGCAACGTAAATGGGTTTATAATACTTTGGTTCTCCTTAGTCTCGTATTTTAGATGATCTTAAATGCTTCCAAATGACAGGTAATTATTATTTCCCAATAATAGACATTTTTGGACTTCAAATCTTATGCAGAGCAACTCCGGTTCAGGCGGGATCTCATGAAGAATTCTCTCACTGGTTATGCCACGTGCATAATGTTGTTAATCGAAGGTACCGAATGCATGACACAATCTTTTACATTTTGCTTGCTTCATTTAACAGAAAGCACCTGTCGCAAGCTCAAACCAACAAGTTGATTCAGTATTCTTAAACTGCCTTACTAAGTTTGTTTATGTGTTCTTGCTTACACGAGCTACTCTCCTTATTCTTGTCTCGACAGCCTAGGCAAACTTACTTTTCCATGTGAACGAGTTGATGCACGATGGGGGAAGCTAGAGTGTGAGCATCGTGCATGTGATCTACAAGGGTCTGCTTCCATGGATGTTACTGATGCTGCACACTACAGAAGATAAGTCCCCCACAAACCATGAATTGATCTAGATTCTAGTTTATGTTAGAATGGGATAGATACTCATTACACACCAAACTCCATTAGACGAGCAGGTTCCATATACATTCAAGTGTAGAAACCACAAAATTTCTCACACATCAAATAATGGGTGTTACTAGGGACGGACTTCCGAGTGTTTCGTCCGGTTTCGTATTGAATAGGCCTATCTTTCCATTTGGATTTGTCAGCATCCAAGAGAGTTTCAAACTCATTTGTCTCCACAGTATTGATTAGAGAACAGCAGCAATGACAGAACCAAAGAGGCGTCTACATTGTCGCCGCAGTATATCATATTTGAGACGATATGTCCATCCTTGAAATGTGCAAAGATGTTAGATGCCTCGCACACATTGATTAATCAATTGCTTTGCAAGCACTTAATTTCATCCTCATATGCTTTTCATCGCCAGCTGATATAGAACATCAAtagtatacacacacacacacacacacacacacacatatgtatatacacacacagacacacacacacacacacacacacatatatatatatgtatatgtgagAAAAAATGAACTACATATAGTTTTTTTTGTTTGATACCTAAAAGGAAATCAATTTGACTTTAGAAACTCATTTGGTCATGACCCATATTTGGAATTATATTTCATTGGTTACTCTAAAAATATAATAGATttcattattaaataaaaattagcaATTCAAAACAAATATAATCACCCACAATCAAATATAATGATTTTAGTTACTTTACATGTCAAAATCGACTATACAAAAAAATACATAGTTCTGATTCTTAAtttctcatagccattgttgaTATATTGTAGGCGAATAATACTAACAACCAATCAATCAATTCCTCTGAGGAAAATATTGAGGATGACTTAGTGTTATTTAGTTATCTTAGCTTATATATAATCTATATTGATAATTAAACTTAAACACCTTATACTAACCACCAAACACCAACTTTTGGTACATTGGTGTAGCTTTTTTATAATTCCAAAAAATATCATTTGTCCATTCGATTTCATATTTTACAAATCTATTTTCATATGTATCGCGTGTGTCACGACTCGCTAATATATAAAACAGTTGGTTCAATTCTaagtttttataattttatatacCAAAAACCGATTAGTAACTTAAAATTAATGTTGTACACACATTGTTTCACCCAAAAAaataagagtgggtctcatgtgagatcgtctcacggatattaatctgtgagacgggtcaaatctactcatattcacaataaaaagtaatactcttagcataaaaaattatattttttcatggataacccaaataagagattcgtcttacAAATTCGACCATTgtgaccatctcacacaagtttttgccaaaaaataAAGCACCATCCCAAAAGGTAAATGGAATTAGTAATTTGAAGATGAGGGTCTCCACCCATCTCATTTCGGGAATAATAGAAGCAGGAAAAGGGTCAGATAACTTATCAATAATTCTCTACAAAATTTAACAACTTTCGTTTTTTGATTGCCTGTTCCTTCGTAAATTTCCAGTGTTTAGTAGCAAATTTTCAGCTGTATTCTAGTTTCTTTTAATTGTAaagatgtttattttaattcaaaatGCGAATCGATTTTCCTTGTTCAAACTGTTGTATTATGTACTTCAATGATTTCTGTTTTCTTATTCACGCAATAGAAAATAACACAGGCTCACGATGATTCTTTGGCTGGTTCACAGCCTACGTCCATGGGAAATAAGATAGCCGCCTTGTTTATTCAACGATCAAGAAGATGCCAGTTATAATACAAGCAATACTTTACACATAAAAACTCACAATCAAGCTATTCTCCCTTGATTCTCTCCGGTCTTTCCGCGCTTCCTTATATTTCTTTTCTCTGGGACTCTTGTGATCTGTGTGAGATTGTTGGGTTGGGTCTCTCTTGCCCTTGTATCCTCAACATAGTTAAATGTTTCTCTGATGGATCAAGCTACCTTTTCTATCAGCCTATTAATGTATTATTCTCCGGCCCACTAGCTAATCGATCAaagtgttggaacatttcatgttcgtgatcttaattttgatgttaacaaaagttgtttgtttgtttttaataATCTACCTTGGTGCGCAGATAGTTGaaactgaaataatcagttaAGAGCCAAGACTGAAGCTGTCGAAGACGCCAACTCAAAGCATCAACTGATCAaccaaactgaaccagttcaactgatgtaTCGCAAATGAGTTCAACTGAATGTTCAGTTGATGGATGGTTCAGCATGACAACCTCAGAAGCTTGGCTAGCCGaaagagtgttcaactgatgaagagcccaactggagaccagttcaactgaacaagagtgaaatcagttcaactgacgagtcaactgatttcatcagcccaactgaagacgagttcagaacatcagttaggagcaATCAATTTGCAG includes the following:
- the LOC140819353 gene encoding FAD-linked sulfhydryl oxidase ERV1, which translates into the protein MSENLVQHLLQAFDGISRCVQTQLARFILRSDQSPASAHKDSSLTSLSSHSVGVFHPEILQKQKSSGPTTKEDLGRATWTFLHTLAAQYPEKPTRQQKKDVKELMAILSRMYPCKECADHFKEVLIATPVQAGSHEEFSHWLCHVHNVVNRSLGKLTFPCERVDARWGKLECEHRACDLQGSASMDVTDAAHYRR